The following proteins are co-located in the Gigantopelta aegis isolate Gae_Host chromosome 5, Gae_host_genome, whole genome shotgun sequence genome:
- the LOC121372972 gene encoding uncharacterized protein LOC121372972: protein MTMEIELCPSLLSASTPAQIALSSPSQTIGSVVHVLCENQTIAVLRCMANRQWNGTLVEKCTSELTEESGGEFRVETVIIIVWVLGGVLLFALLVLLTVIVTSHQKHRHRSRRRSIFSTPSQSNRNSRYGDNPGFTTDSEAGFGGATLHRNSSHRSSLRPPSYHEAISGRLICMPGIATRVSGQSPVTSSAARDSCQSPRATPTNSRRESQNAPGVRTNGSDIRTSGAPVGACGGAPGNVRRYAYEYPSCFWEEEPPPPYSTITQYTPVTSVSAPVERPPPPARPQRSSAPLARLEYI, encoded by the exons ATGACTATGGAAATTG AACTGTGCCCTTCCTTGCTGAGCGCCAGTACGCCTGCGCAGATAGCCCTCAGCTCGCCGAGTCAGACGATTGGCTCGGTGGTGCACGTGCTGTGTGAGAACCAGACAATTGCCGTGCTACGCTGCATGGCCAATCGCCAGTGGAACGGAACCCTCGTCGAGAAGTGCACGTCGG AGTTGACGGAGGAGAGCGGCGGCGAGTTCCGCGTGGAGACGGTGATAATCATCGTGTGGGTGCTGGGGGGCGTGCTCCTCTTCGCCCTCCTCGTGCTGCTCACAGTCATTGTCACGTCACACCAGAAACACAGACACCGCTCCAGAAG AAGATCGATATTCTCGACGCCCAGTCAGTCAAACCGGAACTCGCGATACGGGGACAACCCGGGATTCACCACGGACTCTGAGGCCGGGTTTGGCGGGGCGACTTTACACAGAAACTCGTCCCACAGGTCCTCGCTCCGGCCACCATCTTACCACGAAGCCATTTCCGGTAGACTGATATGCATGCCGGGAATCGCAACTCGCGTTTCCGGTCAGTCACCAGTTACTTCATCGGCAGCTAGAGACAGCTGTCAGTCACCGCGAGCTACGCCTACCAATTCACGAAGGGAATCCCAGAATGCACCAGGTGTTCGGACAAACGGTTCAGACATTAGAACCAGCGGCGCGCCTGTCGGTGCGTGCGGCGGTGCGCCCGGAAATGTGAGGAGATACGCGTACGAATACCCATCATGCTTTTGGGAGGAAGAGCCCCCACCTCCATATTCCACCATAACCCAGTACACCCCTGTGACGTCAGTGTCGGCCCCAGTGGAGAGACCTCCACCTCCAGCAAGACCCCAAAGATCGTCAGCACCATTAGCGAG ACTGGAGTACATATAA